A single genomic interval of Malania oleifera isolate guangnan ecotype guangnan chromosome 13, ASM2987363v1, whole genome shotgun sequence harbors:
- the LOC131146925 gene encoding probable leucine-rich repeat receptor-like protein kinase At5g63930: protein MGIARFLVFFIPFFITLSHSSIGHGNAELKALMAVKAALDPHNTLLTSWNADGDPCNGSFEGIACNEKGQVANISLQGKKLSGMIPASIAELKHLTSLYLHYNFLTGKIPGEISTLTELQDLYLNVNKLSGNIPSEIGNMSNLQVLQLCCNQFTDSIPAQLGFLKNLVVLTLQSNRLTGAIPGSLGDLKNLMWLDLSFNYLSGSIPTKLAEASKLDVLDIRNNNLAGSVPPALKRLDDRFFFENNSRLCGESGDWLMPLRACNASTGQPTRSIPEPVDLKLPCNQTHCSDLQRARSPVIIVCAALLGVALSAIGLVIISLYRRKKQKLGSSFHSFDPFNINCSTDKGKEVCMKHGSSLVSLEYSNGWDPLGDGCNLGFSKEDLQSFSFNLEEVEAATQYFSEVNFLGKSHFSATYKGILRDGSVVAVKRINKTSCKSEKCEFLNGLDILVSLKHENLVNLRGFCFSKGRGECFLIYDFVPNGNISSYLDAKDGDRKMFEWSTRVSIINGIAKGIEYLHACKVNKPALVHQNISAEKVLIDQQFNPLISDSGLHKLLTNDNIFSALKTSAAMGYLAPEYMNTGRFTEKSDVYAFGMLVLQVLSGRQKLNGSIRQDAELCRFQDFIDPNLHGEFSEHEAAKLAKIAVICTEISPTQRPSMEAVIQELSI from the exons ATGGGAATCGCACGATTCCTCGTTTTCTTCATCCCTTTCTTCATCACACTTTCTCACTCATCAATTGGTCACGGAAATGCCGAGCTGAAAGCTCTGATGGCGGTGAAAGCCGCTCTGGATCCGCATAACACGTTGCTCACCTCATGGAACGCCGACGGCGACCCCTGCAACGGCTCATTCGAGGGCATTGCCTGCAACGAGAAGGGTCAAGTGGCCAACATTTCATTACAGGGTAAAAAGCTCTCTGGGATGATACCTGCGTCAATCGCCGAGCTCAAACACTTGACGTCTCTTTACTTGCATTACAACTTTCTCACTGGGAAAATCCCAGGGGAGATTTCCACTCTTACTGAGCTCCAAGATCTTTATCTTAATGTCAATAAGCTCTCTGGGAATATACCTTCGGAGATTGGAAACATGTCTAACTTACAAG TTTTGCAGCTTTGTTGTAATCAGTTCACAGATAGCATACCGGCCCAGCTGGGTTTTTTGAAGAACCTTGTTGTTCTTACTCTTCAGTCTAATAGACTGACTGGTGCAATTCCTGGAAGTCtaggagatttaaaaaatttaatgtgGCTAGATTTGAGCTTTAATTATCTCTCTGGTTCAATTCCCACAAAACTAGCAGAGGCTTCTAAGCTTGATGTTCTAGACATCAGGAACAACAATCTGGCAGGCAGTGTACCTCCTG CTTTGAAGAGATTGGATGACCGATTCTTCTTCGAAAACAACTCCAGATTGTGTGGTGAATCTGGTGATTGGTTGATGCCTTTGAGAGCTTGCAATGCTTCAACTGGTCAACCAACAAGAAGCATCCCGGAGCCCGTAGATTTGAAGCTACCTTGCAATCAGACACATTGCTCAGATCTACAGAGAGCTAGATCTCCTGTTATAATTGTTTGTGCTGCTCTGCTAGGGGTTGCGTTATCTGCCATTGGGCTTGTGATTATCTCCCTATATCGTCGCAAGAAACAGAAGCTGGGGAGctcttttcattcttttgatcCTTTTAATATTAACTGTAGCACTGACAAGGGCAAGGAGGTCTGTATGAAGCATGGCTCTTCTCTTGTGAGCCTTGAGTACTCCAATGGGTGGGATCCTTTGGGTGATGGTTGCAACCTTGGTTTTTCCAAAGAGGATTTGCAAAGTTTTAGCTTCAATTTAGAAGAGGTGGAGGCTGCTACTCAGTACTTCTCGGAGGTGAATTTCTTGGGTAAGAGCCATTTCTCTGCTACTTACAAAGGAATTTTAAGAGATGGGTCAGTTGTTGCTGTTAAGAGAATAAATAAAACTAGCTGCAAGTCTGAGAAATGTGAGTTCCTGAACGGATTGGACATTTTGGTCTCTCTTAAGCATGAGAATTTGGTAAACTTGAGAGGATTTTGCTTTTCCAAAGGCCGGGGTGAGTGCTTTCTCATTTATGATTTTGTCCCGAATGGGAATATCTCGAGTTATCTTGATGCAAAGGATGGTGATAGGAAGATGTTTGAATGGTCTACCAGGGTTTCTATCATCAATGGAATTGCTAAAG GTATAGAGTATTTACATGCTTGCAAAGTGAACAAACCTGCTCTAGTTCACCAAAACATTTCAGCTGAGAAGGTGCTGATTGACCAGCAATTCAATCCTTTGATCTCAGATTCTGGTCTGCACAAGCTCCTAACCAATGACAATATCTTCTCAGCACTAAAAACCAGTGCCGCAATGGGATACCTAGCTCCAGAGTATATGAATACCGGCCGTTTCACAGAGAAAAGTGATGTTTATGCATTTGGGATGCTTGTTTTGCAAGTCCTCTCCGGAAGGCAGAAACTCAACGGCTCAATACGACAGGATGCTGAGTTGTGCAGATTCCAAGATTTTATTGACCCAAATCTCCATGGTGAGTTCTCTGAGCACGAAGCAGCTAAGCTGGCCAAGATTGCTGTGATTTGCACTGAAATATCTCCTACTCAAAGGCCATCCATGGAAGCTGTTATTCAGGAACTGAGTATCTGA